The following are encoded together in the Aciduricibacillus chroicocephali genome:
- the pepF gene encoding oligoendopeptidase F encodes MAKNSVKELPKREELKVEDTWKLEDIFATDEDWEKSFKELQKDIPKVEAYRGKLGESAQELVSLFKLQDELSNRLGRLYTYAHMRYDQDTANSFYQGMNQKAESLLTEAGSAMSFIVPEIIAIDTDKIEHFIKENNDLKGYKLTLDEITRQKAHILSEKEESLLALASEPLGSAETTFGMLNNADLQFPVIKNENGEEVELTHGRYVGFLESKDRDVRKAAFKAMYETYGKYRNTFASTLSGTVKKDNFYAKVRKYDSARQSALDGNNIPESVYDNLVEAVNERLPLLHRYIKLRKKVLGLDELHMYDMYTPLVKNADMKIDYEQAKQYVLDGLQPLGEDYKRILEEAFSNRWIDVHENKGKRSGAYSSGSYSTNPYILLNWQDKVNDLFTLVHELGHSVHSYYTRKNQPYRYGNYSIFVAEVASTTNENLLSEYMINNLEDKNEKLYLLNHYLEGFRGTVFRQTMFAEFEHDIHMRMQNGEALTADSLSEIYYNLNKKYFGDDVVSDEEIGLEWARIPHFYYNYYVYQYATGFSAAAALSHGILTGKEGAVDHYLDFLKAGSSDYPIEVLKKAGVDMDSKQPILDALDVFEEKLNEMEKLLAE; translated from the coding sequence TCGTTTCGCTATTTAAGCTTCAGGATGAGCTCTCCAATAGACTTGGGCGCCTATATACATACGCTCATATGCGGTATGATCAGGATACGGCAAACAGCTTCTATCAGGGGATGAACCAGAAGGCTGAATCATTGCTCACCGAGGCGGGCAGTGCGATGAGCTTCATCGTGCCGGAAATTATTGCAATTGATACAGATAAAATTGAACATTTCATTAAAGAAAATAATGATCTGAAAGGTTATAAACTTACATTGGATGAGATTACTCGCCAAAAGGCACATATTCTTTCTGAAAAGGAAGAAAGTTTGCTCGCGTTGGCGTCTGAACCACTTGGATCGGCTGAGACGACATTTGGAATGTTAAATAATGCCGACCTGCAATTCCCTGTCATTAAAAATGAAAACGGGGAAGAGGTAGAATTGACTCATGGACGTTATGTAGGATTCCTTGAATCGAAGGATCGTGATGTACGTAAAGCGGCTTTTAAGGCAATGTATGAGACGTACGGGAAATACCGAAATACATTTGCTTCCACATTATCGGGAACTGTAAAAAAGGATAATTTCTATGCAAAAGTACGTAAATACGATTCAGCTAGACAATCCGCATTGGATGGCAACAATATCCCTGAATCTGTATATGACAATTTGGTGGAAGCTGTAAATGAGCGCCTGCCACTCCTGCATCGCTATATCAAACTGCGCAAAAAGGTACTCGGTCTTGATGAGTTGCATATGTATGATATGTACACACCGCTTGTTAAAAATGCTGATATGAAAATAGATTATGAACAGGCGAAACAATACGTGCTGGACGGTCTGCAGCCACTTGGAGAAGACTATAAACGCATTCTCGAAGAAGCTTTTTCAAATCGTTGGATTGATGTCCATGAGAATAAAGGTAAGCGGAGCGGTGCATATTCTTCCGGCTCTTACAGTACAAATCCGTATATTTTGCTGAACTGGCAGGATAAAGTGAATGACCTGTTTACACTTGTCCATGAACTTGGACATTCAGTGCATAGCTATTATACGCGTAAAAACCAGCCTTATCGTTATGGAAACTATTCGATTTTTGTTGCAGAAGTTGCGTCAACAACGAATGAGAACTTGCTAAGTGAATATATGATCAATAATCTCGAAGATAAGAATGAAAAACTGTATCTGCTGAATCATTATCTTGAAGGTTTCCGCGGCACTGTTTTCCGTCAGACAATGTTTGCTGAATTTGAGCATGATATTCATATGCGTATGCAAAATGGTGAAGCACTTACTGCTGATTCACTCAGTGAGATTTATTATAATCTGAACAAAAAATACTTTGGTGATGATGTTGTTTCTGATGAAGAAATCGGTTTGGAATGGGCAAGGATTCCACATTTCTATTACAACTACTATGTGTATCAGTATGCTACTGGATTCTCTGCGGCAGCAGCTCTTTCACACGGTATTCTAACTGGAAAAGAAGGGGCAGTCGATCACTATCTTGATTTCTTAAAAGCAGGAAGTAGTGATTACCCTATTGAAGTTTTGAAAAAAGCTGGTGTAGATATGGATTCCAAGCAGCCAATCCTTGATGCACTTGACGTCTTTGAAGAAAAACTAAATGAAATGGAAAAGCTTCTTGCTGAATAA